From Sparus aurata chromosome 9, fSpaAur1.1, whole genome shotgun sequence, a single genomic window includes:
- the sp5a gene encoding transcription factor Sp5a, translated as MAAVAVLRNETLQAFLQDRTPNSSPENCKHSPLALLAATCNRIGHHHGSNPTDFLQVPYDPTLGSPSRLFHPWTNEGTPQSSLASNSTFGLSSKPQLSAHIQSSFSSHHELPLTPPADPSYPYDFSPVKMLPCSMQSLQSTCPPTYVPAVSYAAPTPIPPAMPSFVTGHSGLVHQQQRQLSPNPGEDIPWWSLQQGNHVSHTSSLGHHRFQLQRGLVLGHTDFAQYQTQIAALLHTKSPLATARRCRRCRCPNCQSSTSSDEPGKKKQHICHIPGCGKVYGKTSHLKAHLRWHSGERPFVCNWLFCGKSFTRSDELQRHLRTHTGEKRFVCPDCCKRFMRSDHLAKHVKTHQNKKSKCHDKTLGHVKREDTRNML; from the exons ATGGCAGCAGTGGCTGTACTGCGGAATGAGACACTCCAGGCTTTTCTCCAG GATCGCACTCCAAACTCCTCTCCAGAGAACTGTAAGCACTCCCCGCTGGCTCTCCTGGCTGCCACTTGTAACCGGATCGGGCACCACCACGGATCCAACCCGACGGACTTCCTCCAGGTCCCCTACGACCCGACCCTGGGCTCCCCTTCTCGGTTGTTTCACCCGTGGACTAACGAGGGGACTCCTCAGAGCAGCCTGGCGAGCAACTCCACTTTCGGACTATCCTCCAAGCCCCAGCTGTCCGCGCACATCCAGAGCTCCTTCAGCTCGCACCACGAACTGCCCCTCACCCCTCCGGCGGACCCCTCGTACCCCTATGACTTCTCCCCCGTGAAGATGTTACCTTGCTCCATGCAGTCCCTGCAGTCCACCTGCCCTCCCACCTATGTCCCCGCTGTCAGTTACGCGGCTCCAACTCCCATCCCGCCCGCGATGCCAAGTTTTGTCACGGGACATTCCGGCCTTgtgcaccagcagcagagacagttGTCCCCAAACCCTGGGGAGGATATTCCGTGGTGGAGCCTCCAGCAGGGGAACCACGTCAGCCACACGTCCTCCCTCGGCCACCACCGCTTCCAGCTGCAGAGGGGCTTGGTTCTGGGGCACACGGACTTCGCGCAGTACCAGACGCAGATCGCGGCTCTGCTGCACACCAAGTCCCCTCTCGCGACCGCGCGGCGGTGCAGGAGGTGCAGGTGTCCGAACTGCCAGTCCTCCACGTCCAGCGACGAGCCCGGCAAGAAGAAGCAGCACATTTGTCACATACCGGGCTGCGGGAAAGTTTACGGGAAAACTTCTCACCTCAAGGCGCACCTGAGGTGGCACTCTGGGGAGCGGCCGTTTGTGTGCAACTGGCTGTTCTGTGGCAAGAGTTTCACCAGGTCGGACGAGCTGCAGAGACACCTGAGAACTCACACGGGCGAGAAGCGCTTTGTTTGCCCGGACTGCTGCAAGAGGTTCATGAGGAGTGACCACTTGGCAAAACATGTCAAAACTCACCAGAACAAAAAGAGCAAGTGCCACGACAAGACACTCGGCCACGTCAAAAGGGAAGACACGAGGAATATGTTGTAA